A single window of Mycolicibacterium aurum DNA harbors:
- the ppgK gene encoding polyphosphate--glucose phosphotransferase: protein MTAQAESSESLQPAATPASSSEGQRRGFGVDVGGSGVKGGIVDLDTGQLIGDRFKLLTPQPATPEAVAKTITEVVAHFGWEGPLGVTYPGVVADGIVRTAANVDKGWIGLDADDVISSALGGQSVTVLNDADAAGLAEEKFGAGRDNTGVIVLLTFGTGIGSAVIHNGVLLPNTEFGHLEVGGKEAEHRAASSVKERKEWSYERWTQEVTKVLVAIENAIWPDLFIAGGGISRKADKWIPMLTNRTPVVAAALQNTAGIVGAAMAAEFDVTATGR from the coding sequence ATGACCGCCCAAGCTGAGTCATCCGAGTCATTACAACCCGCCGCCACACCCGCGTCGAGCTCCGAGGGGCAACGCCGTGGCTTCGGTGTCGACGTCGGTGGTAGCGGCGTCAAGGGCGGGATCGTCGATCTCGACACGGGCCAGTTGATCGGCGACCGGTTCAAACTGCTGACCCCTCAGCCCGCCACGCCGGAAGCCGTCGCCAAGACCATCACCGAGGTCGTCGCGCACTTCGGCTGGGAGGGACCGTTGGGCGTGACCTATCCGGGCGTCGTCGCGGACGGGATCGTGCGCACCGCGGCCAACGTCGACAAGGGCTGGATCGGACTCGACGCCGACGACGTCATCAGCTCGGCGCTCGGCGGCCAGTCGGTGACGGTGCTCAACGACGCCGACGCGGCCGGACTCGCCGAGGAGAAATTCGGCGCGGGCCGCGACAACACGGGCGTCATCGTCCTGCTGACCTTCGGCACAGGCATCGGCTCGGCGGTCATCCACAACGGGGTGCTGCTGCCCAACACCGAGTTCGGCCACCTCGAAGTGGGCGGCAAGGAAGCCGAGCATCGTGCGGCGAGCTCGGTCAAGGAGCGCAAGGAATGGAGCTACGAGCGCTGGACCCAGGAGGTCACAAAAGTGCTGGTGGCCATCGAGAACGCCATCTGGCCGGACCTGTTCATCGCCGGTGGGGGCATCAGCCGCAAGGCGGACAAATGGATACCGATGCTCACGAACCGCACCCCGGTGGTGGCCGCGGCGCTGCAGAACACCGCCGGCATCGTCGGTGCCGCGATGGCTGCCGAGTTCGACGTCACGGCTACCGGCAGGTAA
- a CDS encoding inositol monophosphatase family protein — MCCDGRVNNPIPATDAASLRDVALQLASEASEFVRRRRIEVFGAGAADTAAGGVGPGAPSVSFKSTPTDPVTVVDTETERLLRERLAVLRPGDAILGEEEGGPVGGADGALTWVLDPIDGTVNFLYGIPAYAVSIGVRRDGASVAGAVADVADGTVYTAALGHGAHVHRDGVATAMRCSQATELSMALVGTGFAYQREERQRQGQAMARLLPDIRDLRRIGSCALDLCMVAAGRLDAYYEDGVHLWDWAAAGLIASEAGALVRPPASADGFGLMVAAAPGISAALDEALQRCGAV, encoded by the coding sequence ATGTGCTGCGATGGACGGGTGAACAATCCGATCCCGGCCACCGACGCCGCCTCGCTGCGCGACGTGGCCCTGCAGCTGGCCTCCGAAGCTTCCGAGTTCGTGCGCAGGCGGCGCATCGAGGTCTTCGGCGCAGGCGCGGCGGACACCGCCGCGGGTGGCGTCGGGCCTGGGGCGCCGTCGGTGAGTTTCAAGAGCACCCCGACCGACCCCGTCACCGTCGTCGACACCGAGACCGAACGGCTGCTGCGGGAACGGTTGGCCGTCCTTCGTCCGGGCGATGCGATTCTCGGCGAGGAGGAAGGTGGTCCGGTCGGCGGCGCCGACGGAGCGCTCACCTGGGTGCTCGACCCGATCGACGGCACAGTCAACTTTCTGTACGGGATACCGGCGTACGCCGTCTCGATCGGCGTGCGTCGCGACGGCGCATCGGTGGCCGGAGCCGTGGCCGACGTCGCCGACGGGACCGTGTACACGGCCGCGCTGGGCCACGGTGCGCATGTGCACCGCGATGGAGTCGCTACGGCGATGCGGTGCAGCCAGGCCACGGAGTTGTCCATGGCCCTGGTGGGCACCGGCTTCGCCTATCAGCGTGAGGAGCGGCAGCGGCAGGGTCAGGCGATGGCCCGGTTGCTCCCCGACATCCGGGATCTGCGCCGGATCGGGTCCTGCGCGCTGGACCTGTGCATGGTGGCGGCAGGCCGGCTCGACGCGTACTACGAGGACGGCGTGCACCTGTGGGACTGGGCCGCGGCCGGGCTGATCGCGAGCGAGGCGGGTGCGCTCGTGCGTCCGCCGGCGTCGGCGGACGGCTTCGGTCTCATGGTGGCCGCCGCGCCCGGGATCAGCGCGGCCCTCGACGAGGCGCTGCAGCGCTGCGGCGCGGTGTAG
- the cei gene encoding envelope integrity protein Cei, which translates to MVAQITEGTAFDKHGRPFRRRSFIPGIAMFAVLGVAALLVWVIALSRPPEVEQAAVCNPPVPAEPNAPVGDLGEQVSASTMIDVTPAKLADTRIRVLNASGQGGQAAEVAGALRDLGFAEPEAANDPLYANARLQCQGQIRFGPAGRAAAASIWLVAPCTELFQDGRTDDTVDLAIGTDFAELTRSDDIDAVLASLLPDATQPADAELLSKAHTGTC; encoded by the coding sequence GTGGTCGCGCAAATCACCGAGGGCACGGCGTTCGACAAACACGGCCGGCCGTTCCGGCGCCGAAGCTTCATACCCGGGATCGCGATGTTCGCCGTCCTGGGAGTCGCCGCGCTGCTGGTGTGGGTGATCGCGTTGTCCCGTCCGCCGGAGGTCGAGCAGGCCGCCGTCTGCAACCCGCCGGTGCCCGCCGAGCCCAACGCCCCCGTCGGCGACCTCGGTGAACAGGTGTCTGCCTCGACGATGATCGACGTCACCCCGGCCAAGCTGGCCGACACCAGGATTCGCGTGCTCAACGCCAGCGGACAGGGCGGACAGGCCGCCGAGGTCGCCGGCGCCCTGCGTGACCTCGGCTTCGCCGAACCCGAGGCCGCCAACGACCCGCTCTACGCGAACGCACGCCTGCAGTGCCAGGGCCAGATCCGATTCGGGCCTGCCGGACGGGCGGCCGCAGCGTCGATCTGGCTGGTCGCCCCCTGCACCGAGCTGTTCCAGGACGGACGTACCGACGACACGGTCGACCTCGCGATCGGTACCGACTTCGCCGAGCTGACCCGCAGCGACGACATCGACGCGGTCCTTGCGAGCCTGCTCCCCGACGCCACCCAGCCGGCAGATGCCGAACTGCTGAGCAAGGCACACACCGGAACCTGCTGA
- a CDS encoding DUF4193 domain-containing protein gives MATDYDAPRRTETDDVSEDSLEELKARRNEAQSAVVDVDESESAESFELPGADLSGEELSVRVIPKQADEFTCSSCFLVHHRSRLASEKNGVMICTDCAA, from the coding sequence ATGGCCACTGACTACGACGCCCCAAGGCGCACCGAGACCGATGACGTCTCGGAGGATTCCCTCGAGGAATTGAAGGCACGGCGCAATGAAGCACAGTCGGCTGTCGTCGACGTCGACGAATCCGAATCCGCGGAATCATTCGAGCTTCCGGGTGCCGATCTCTCCGGTGAGGAGCTGTCGGTCCGGGTGATCCCGAAGCAGGCCGACGAGTTCACCTGCTCGAGCTGCTTCCTGGTGCATCACCGCAGTCGTCTCGCCAGCGAGAAGAACGGCGTGATGATCTGCACCGACTGCGCGGCCTGA
- a CDS encoding DUF3093 domain-containing protein, which yields MSDTRATTRTVRYRERLWVPLWWWLPGLGLAALIALEVNQGVEALPAWLPYAVLLPVAAVVLVGLGRTELRVVGTDDDTELWIGSAHLPVSVVTRTAEVPRSAKSAALGRQLDPAAYVVHKGWVGPMVLLVLDDPDDPTPYWLISAKHPDRVLAALRG from the coding sequence GTGTCCGACACGCGTGCCACCACCCGAACCGTCCGCTATCGCGAGCGCCTCTGGGTGCCGCTGTGGTGGTGGCTGCCGGGACTGGGCCTGGCTGCGCTGATCGCGCTCGAAGTCAACCAGGGCGTCGAAGCGTTGCCCGCCTGGCTGCCCTACGCCGTGCTGCTGCCGGTCGCCGCAGTGGTACTGGTGGGCCTTGGAAGGACCGAGCTGCGCGTCGTCGGCACCGATGATGACACCGAACTGTGGATTGGCAGCGCCCACCTGCCGGTCTCGGTCGTCACCCGCACCGCCGAGGTCCCCCGATCGGCGAAGTCCGCCGCGCTGGGCCGACAACTCGATCCGGCCGCCTACGTCGTCCACAAAGGCTGGGTCGGACCTATGGTCCTGCTGGTCCTCGACGATCCGGACGACCCGACCCCGTACTGGCTGATCAGCGCGAAGCACCCGGACAGGGTCCTGGCCGCGCTGCGCGGCTGA
- the dut gene encoding dUTP diphosphatase codes for MSISLAVVRLDRDLPLPSRAHSGDAGVDLYSAQDVELAPGQRALVPTGIAVAIPHGMVGLIHPRSGLAARVGLSIVNSPGTVDAGYRGEIKISLINLDPTTPIVIKRGDRVAQLLVQRVELPELVEVTSFDEAGLADTTRGAGGHGSSGGHASL; via the coding sequence GTGTCCATCTCTTTGGCGGTAGTACGGCTCGACCGCGACCTTCCGCTGCCCAGCAGGGCGCACAGCGGCGACGCGGGAGTCGACCTCTACAGCGCGCAGGACGTCGAACTGGCGCCCGGGCAGCGGGCACTGGTGCCTACCGGGATCGCGGTGGCCATCCCGCACGGAATGGTCGGGCTCATCCATCCGCGCTCGGGACTTGCTGCCCGCGTGGGGCTTTCGATCGTCAACAGCCCTGGGACCGTCGACGCGGGGTACCGCGGCGAGATCAAGATCTCGCTGATCAATCTGGACCCGACCACCCCGATCGTGATCAAGCGGGGGGACCGCGTCGCGCAGCTGCTGGTGCAACGCGTCGAGCTGCCCGAGCTCGTCGAGGTCACCTCTTTCGACGAGGCCGGACTGGCCGACACGACGCGCGGCGCCGGTGGTCATGGTTCCTCGGGTGGGCATGCCAGTCTGTAG
- a CDS encoding DUF3710 domain-containing protein, whose product MARTSDRSERAEAPEEVASVDTGDDELEGPFDIDDFDDPSVAALARLDLGSVLIPMPDAGQVQVELNDTGAPSAVWVVTANGRFTIAAYAAPKSAGLWREVATELAESLRKDAPKVTIEDGPWGREVVGSSGEGSAVVRFIGVDGYRWMVRCVVNGPFERIAELSEQARNALADTVVRRGDTPLPVRTPLPVQLPEPMAAQLAAAQQQAAAQQQGAAPQQQAAPAPAEEPDPAQQEPPQPNARRTTTGSAMQQLRTITGG is encoded by the coding sequence ATGGCACGGACTAGTGACCGCAGCGAGAGGGCCGAGGCGCCCGAGGAGGTGGCATCGGTGGACACCGGCGACGACGAGCTGGAAGGCCCGTTCGACATCGACGACTTCGATGACCCGTCGGTGGCCGCACTGGCGCGGCTGGACCTCGGCTCGGTGTTGATCCCGATGCCGGACGCCGGTCAGGTGCAGGTCGAGCTCAACGACACCGGTGCACCCAGCGCCGTGTGGGTGGTGACCGCCAACGGCAGGTTCACCATCGCGGCCTACGCCGCGCCGAAATCCGCAGGTCTGTGGCGCGAGGTGGCGACGGAGCTGGCGGAGTCGCTACGCAAGGACGCCCCGAAGGTCACGATCGAAGACGGCCCCTGGGGACGCGAAGTGGTGGGCTCCTCCGGTGAGGGATCGGCAGTGGTGCGTTTCATCGGTGTCGACGGCTACCGGTGGATGGTGCGCTGCGTGGTCAACGGGCCGTTCGAGCGGATCGCGGAGCTTTCCGAGCAGGCGCGAAATGCGTTGGCGGACACGGTAGTACGTCGTGGAGACACGCCATTGCCGGTGCGCACGCCGCTGCCTGTGCAATTGCCCGAGCCGATGGCTGCCCAGCTGGCGGCCGCGCAGCAGCAGGCCGCCGCCCAACAGCAGGGCGCCGCTCCACAGCAGCAGGCCGCGCCTGCGCCGGCCGAAGAGCCGGACCCGGCACAGCAGGAGCCTCCGCAGCCCAACGCGCGCCGCACCACCACGGGCTCGGCGATGCAGCAGCTGCGGACCATCACCGGCGGCTGA
- a CDS encoding alpha/beta fold hydrolase: MTLSLRGVTTVLLPGTGSDDDFVYRAFSTALHEAGAVVVTPAPQPHRLVAGYRDELDNAARAADPQPIAVGGVSIGAAVAAEWALSNPTRVSAVLAALPAWTGEPDGAPAALAARHSAELLRRDGLVATTAQMQASSPKWLADELTRSWLDQWPALPDAMDEAAHYVAPTSGELEALTVPLGVVSATDDPVHPLEVGVEWVSAAPRASLRTVTLDEIGVSAAVLGTRCLAALRDAEDPARPSRRV; this comes from the coding sequence ATGACGCTCAGTCTGCGCGGTGTCACCACCGTTCTCCTACCGGGCACGGGGTCCGACGACGACTTCGTCTACCGGGCGTTTTCCACCGCGCTGCACGAGGCCGGTGCGGTGGTGGTGACCCCGGCGCCACAACCCCACCGCCTCGTCGCGGGGTACCGCGACGAACTCGACAACGCCGCGCGCGCCGCCGATCCGCAGCCGATCGCGGTCGGCGGCGTGTCGATCGGCGCGGCCGTCGCGGCCGAATGGGCGCTGAGCAACCCCACCCGGGTGAGCGCGGTGCTCGCCGCACTGCCCGCGTGGACGGGTGAACCCGACGGCGCGCCCGCGGCATTGGCGGCGCGGCATTCCGCCGAGCTGTTGCGTCGCGACGGCCTGGTGGCGACGACGGCGCAGATGCAGGCGTCCAGCCCGAAATGGCTTGCCGACGAACTGACCCGGTCGTGGCTGGATCAATGGCCCGCCCTGCCCGACGCGATGGACGAGGCAGCCCACTACGTGGCCCCGACCAGCGGAGAACTGGAAGCACTAACCGTTCCGCTGGGAGTGGTGTCGGCCACCGACGACCCGGTGCACCCACTGGAGGTCGGCGTCGAATGGGTGTCGGCCGCGCCCCGCGCGTCGCTGCGCACCGTGACGCTCGACGAGATCGGCGTCAGCGCCGCCGTGCTGGGCACCCGCTGCCTGGCAGCGCTGCGGGACGCCGAGGACCCGGCCCGGCCGTCGCGCCGGGTGTGA
- a CDS encoding OB-fold nucleic acid binding domain-containing protein: protein MATAEGYLRRLTRRLTEDPEQLDVEELSGEAASTGAQRAIDCQRGQEVTMIGTLRSVECNGKSCAGGVKAELFDGTDSVILVWLGQRRIPGIESGRTLKVHGRVGKLDNGAKAIYNPHYEIQK from the coding sequence ATGGCTACGGCCGAGGGGTATCTTCGACGGCTCACACGCCGGTTGACCGAAGATCCGGAACAGCTCGACGTCGAAGAGCTCAGCGGCGAGGCCGCGAGCACCGGCGCGCAGCGGGCGATCGACTGCCAGCGTGGGCAGGAAGTGACCATGATCGGCACCCTGCGCAGCGTCGAGTGCAACGGCAAGAGCTGCGCCGGCGGCGTCAAGGCCGAACTCTTCGACGGCACCGACTCCGTGATACTCGTGTGGCTGGGCCAGCGCCGCATCCCCGGTATCGAGTCGGGCCGCACGCTCAAGGTGCACGGCCGGGTCGGCAAGCTGGACAACGGCGCCAAGGCGATCTACAACCCCCACTACGAGATCCAGAAGTGA
- a CDS encoding DUF3159 domain-containing protein produces MSDPGTDPGTQSSPARGAAVLEQMGGVSGLIYSSLPVVVFVPVSSAFGLVPAIGAALGVATLILVWRLVRRETAQPAISGFIGVGISALIAYLVGASKGYFLLGIWMSLFWAVVFALSVVIRRPVVGYIWGWVHTGDRRWRDVRRAVLAFDVATVVWVAVFTSRFVVQHHLYDADQTGWLGVARIAMGWPLTAVAALVTYLAIRAAQRAVHELEPVETPGEAQHTDGVPDADSVRKPT; encoded by the coding sequence GTGAGCGACCCCGGCACCGATCCGGGCACGCAGAGCTCACCGGCACGAGGCGCAGCTGTTCTGGAACAGATGGGCGGCGTCAGCGGTCTGATCTATTCGTCACTTCCGGTCGTCGTGTTCGTCCCCGTGTCGTCCGCCTTCGGGTTGGTCCCCGCCATCGGGGCAGCTCTCGGGGTGGCCACCCTCATCCTCGTGTGGCGCCTGGTGCGCCGGGAGACGGCGCAGCCGGCGATCTCGGGTTTCATCGGCGTCGGCATCAGCGCGCTCATCGCCTACCTGGTGGGAGCCTCCAAGGGGTATTTCCTGCTCGGCATCTGGATGTCGCTGTTCTGGGCCGTGGTGTTCGCGCTGTCTGTTGTCATCCGCCGGCCTGTCGTCGGCTACATCTGGGGCTGGGTGCACACCGGCGACCGCCGCTGGCGTGATGTGCGGCGCGCGGTGCTGGCCTTCGACGTCGCGACGGTGGTCTGGGTCGCGGTGTTCACGTCACGGTTCGTCGTCCAGCACCATCTCTACGACGCGGACCAGACCGGCTGGCTCGGTGTCGCCCGCATCGCCATGGGGTGGCCGCTGACCGCCGTGGCCGCCCTCGTGACCTACTTGGCGATCAGGGCCGCCCAGCGTGCGGTGCACGAGCTGGAGCCCGTCGAGACGCCAGGGGAGGCGCAGCACACCGACGGTGTGCCCGACGCCGACTCGGTGCGCAAGCCGACCTGA
- a CDS encoding potassium channel family protein → MKVAIAGAGAVGRSIARELVESHEVTLLERNPDHIDVDAIPAAQWRLGDACEISLLESVKLEDFDVVIAATGDDKANVVLSLLSKTEFGVARVVARVNDPRNEWLFDEAWGVDVAVSTPRMLASLVEEAVSVGDLVRLMEFSKGQANLVEITLPDDTPWGGKPVKRLELPRDTTLVTILRGPRVIVPERDEPLEGGDELLFVAVAEAEDELRELLLHPKQR, encoded by the coding sequence GTGAAAGTCGCGATCGCCGGAGCCGGCGCGGTCGGCCGTTCCATTGCCCGCGAACTCGTCGAGTCGCACGAGGTCACCTTGCTGGAACGCAACCCCGATCACATCGACGTGGATGCGATTCCGGCGGCGCAGTGGCGCCTCGGAGACGCGTGTGAGATCAGCCTGCTGGAATCGGTCAAGCTGGAAGACTTCGACGTCGTCATCGCCGCCACCGGCGACGACAAGGCCAACGTAGTGCTGAGCCTGCTGTCGAAGACGGAGTTCGGGGTGGCGCGGGTGGTGGCCCGTGTCAACGACCCGCGCAACGAGTGGCTCTTCGACGAGGCCTGGGGAGTCGACGTCGCCGTGTCCACGCCGCGCATGCTGGCCTCACTGGTCGAAGAAGCGGTGTCGGTGGGCGATCTGGTGCGGCTGATGGAGTTCAGCAAGGGCCAGGCCAACCTGGTCGAGATCACGCTGCCCGACGACACTCCGTGGGGCGGCAAGCCGGTCAAACGCCTGGAACTGCCCAGGGATACGACGTTGGTGACGATCCTGCGCGGCCCGCGCGTCATCGTCCCGGAACGCGACGAACCACTCGAGGGCGGCGACGAACTCCTGTTCGTGGCAGTGGCGGAAGCCGAGGACGAACTGCGCGAGCTGCTGCTGCACCCGAAGCAGCGCTGA
- a CDS encoding potassium channel family protein yields the protein MRVVVMGCGRVGASLSDSLARIGHDVAVIDRDGTAFHRLSPDFPGERVLGMGFDRDVLLRAGIEDASAFAAVSSGDNSNIISARVARETFGVQRVVARIYDAKRAAVYERLGIPTVATVPWTTDRLLNVLTRETETTKWRDPTGNVGVTELALHEDWVGRRVTELEAATSGRVSFMIRFGAGTLPDAKTVIQSGDQVYLAAISGHIAEALAIAALPPSEDPEA from the coding sequence GTGCGTGTAGTGGTCATGGGATGCGGCCGGGTCGGTGCCTCCCTGTCGGACAGCCTGGCCAGAATCGGCCATGACGTTGCGGTGATCGACCGGGACGGCACGGCGTTTCACCGGCTCTCCCCCGACTTCCCCGGCGAACGGGTGCTCGGCATGGGCTTCGACCGCGACGTGCTCTTGCGGGCGGGCATCGAGGACGCGTCGGCCTTCGCCGCGGTGTCATCCGGCGACAACTCCAACATCATCTCGGCGCGGGTCGCCCGCGAGACCTTCGGTGTCCAGCGGGTGGTGGCGCGCATCTACGACGCCAAACGCGCGGCGGTCTACGAGCGGCTGGGCATCCCTACGGTGGCGACGGTTCCGTGGACAACCGACCGGCTGCTCAATGTGCTGACCCGTGAGACGGAGACCACCAAGTGGCGGGACCCGACCGGAAACGTCGGCGTCACCGAACTCGCGTTGCACGAGGACTGGGTGGGCCGCCGAGTCACCGAGCTGGAGGCCGCCACATCGGGCCGGGTGTCGTTCATGATCCGGTTCGGCGCGGGCACCCTGCCTGATGCCAAGACCGTCATCCAGTCGGGCGACCAGGTCTATCTCGCCGCGATCTCGGGACACATCGCCGAGGCGCTGGCCATTGCGGCGTTGCCCCCGAGCGAGGATCCGGAGGCCTAG
- a CDS encoding APC family permease yields MAVVSKLSTAARRLVLGRPFRSDNLSHTLLPKRIALPVFASDALSSVAYAPEEIFLVLSVAGLSAYSMAPWIGLVVAAVMLIVIASYRQNVHAYPSGGGDYEVVTTNLGPTAGLTVASALLVDYVLTVAVSMASAMSNIGSAVPFVDQHKVWFAVVAILVLASLNLRGIRESGTAFAIPTYAFMIGMYIMLAWGFFQIYALDHPLRAESADFEMHSEHGEILGFALVFLVARAFSSGSAALTGVEAISNGVPAFRKPKSRNAATTLLLLGIVAITLFMGIIMLAKATGVQIAERPLEQLGGAPADYQQKTLVAQLAGAVFHDFPIGLYLIAGVTALILVLAANTAFNGFPVLGSILAQDRYLPRQLHTRGDRLAFSNGILFLAFGAVAFIVAFQAEVTALIQLYIVGVFVSFTLSQIGMVRHWTRLLRTETDATARGRMVRARVINTIGFLCTGTVLIIVVVTKFLIGAWIAILAMGALFGIMKLIHKHYASVARELEARSAETEDIVLPSRNHAIVLVSNVHLPTLRALAYARATRPDLLEAITVSVDDAETRQLVHKWENSDISVPLKVIASPYREITRPVLEYVKRVSKDSPRTVVTVFIPEYVVGHWWEQLLHNQSALRLKGRLLFEPNVMVTSVPWQLTSSERLKKLEPQSAPGDARKGFLD; encoded by the coding sequence TTGGCAGTCGTGTCCAAGCTTTCGACGGCCGCGCGCCGGTTGGTACTAGGCCGGCCGTTCCGCAGCGACAACCTGTCGCACACCCTGCTGCCCAAACGGATAGCGCTGCCGGTGTTCGCCTCGGACGCCCTTTCCTCGGTGGCCTACGCGCCGGAGGAGATCTTCCTGGTGCTCTCGGTGGCCGGATTGTCGGCCTATTCGATGGCGCCGTGGATCGGTCTGGTCGTGGCGGCGGTGATGCTCATCGTCATCGCGAGCTACCGCCAGAACGTGCACGCCTACCCGTCGGGCGGCGGCGACTACGAGGTGGTGACCACGAACCTGGGTCCGACAGCGGGTCTGACGGTCGCCAGCGCCCTGCTGGTCGACTACGTGCTGACGGTCGCGGTGTCGATGGCCTCGGCGATGTCGAACATCGGGTCGGCGGTGCCGTTCGTCGACCAGCACAAGGTGTGGTTCGCCGTGGTCGCAATCCTGGTCTTGGCCTCACTGAACCTGCGGGGCATCCGAGAGTCGGGCACCGCGTTCGCGATCCCGACCTACGCGTTCATGATCGGCATGTACATCATGCTGGCGTGGGGCTTCTTCCAGATCTATGCGCTGGACCATCCGCTGCGTGCCGAGTCGGCCGACTTCGAGATGCACTCCGAGCACGGCGAGATCCTGGGCTTCGCGCTGGTCTTCCTGGTCGCGCGGGCCTTTTCGTCCGGCAGCGCCGCGCTGACGGGCGTGGAGGCGATCAGTAACGGCGTCCCGGCGTTCCGGAAACCCAAGTCGCGCAACGCAGCCACCACCCTGCTGTTGCTGGGGATCGTCGCCATCACGCTGTTCATGGGCATCATCATGCTGGCCAAGGCGACCGGCGTGCAGATCGCCGAGCGACCGCTTGAACAACTCGGCGGCGCGCCCGCTGACTACCAGCAGAAGACGTTGGTCGCGCAGCTGGCAGGTGCCGTGTTCCACGACTTCCCGATCGGCCTGTATCTGATAGCCGGCGTCACCGCGCTGATCCTCGTGCTGGCTGCCAACACCGCGTTCAACGGCTTTCCGGTGCTGGGATCGATTCTCGCCCAAGACCGGTACCTGCCGCGCCAACTGCACACGCGCGGCGATCGGCTGGCGTTCTCCAACGGCATCCTGTTCCTCGCCTTCGGTGCCGTCGCGTTCATCGTGGCGTTCCAGGCCGAGGTGACCGCGCTGATCCAGCTCTATATCGTCGGTGTGTTCGTATCCTTCACGCTGAGCCAGATCGGCATGGTGAGGCACTGGACCCGGCTGTTGCGCACCGAAACCGATGCGACGGCGCGCGGCCGAATGGTCCGCGCCCGGGTGATCAACACCATCGGTTTCCTGTGCACCGGCACCGTGCTGATCATCGTGGTCGTCACGAAGTTCCTGATCGGAGCATGGATCGCCATTCTGGCGATGGGCGCGCTGTTCGGCATCATGAAGTTGATCCACAAGCACTACGCCTCGGTGGCACGCGAGCTGGAGGCCCGCTCCGCCGAGACCGAGGACATCGTGCTGCCCAGCCGCAACCATGCGATCGTGCTGGTGTCCAACGTGCATCTGCCCACCCTGCGCGCGCTGGCGTACGCCCGCGCGACCCGGCCCGACCTGCTGGAAGCCATCACCGTCAGCGTCGACGACGCGGAAACGCGCCAGCTGGTGCACAAGTGGGAGAACAGCGACATCAGCGTGCCGCTGAAGGTGATCGCGTCGCCGTACCGCGAGATCACCCGGCCGGTGCTGGAGTACGTCAAACGGGTCAGCAAGGACTCGCCGCGCACCGTCGTCACCGTGTTCATTCCGGAGTACGTCGTCGGTCACTGGTGGGAACAGTTGCTGCACAACCAGAGTGCGCTGCGACTCAAGGGCCGGCTGCTGTTCGAGCCCAACGTGATGGTGACATCGGTGCCGTGGCAATTGACTTCGTCGGAACGACTCAAGAAGCTTGAGCCGCAGTCGGCACCGGGTGACGCACGTAAGGGGTTCCTGGATTGA